From a region of the Vanrija pseudolonga chromosome 2, complete sequence genome:
- the SPCC417.10_7 gene encoding putative transporter → MAPIIQHDADLKRDISHVSDIKGGGSGDVESVHADVADNAAAGYVDPTLVISEEENTRLRRRVHRRILPLLTLAYLCQALDKGTTATSSIMGWLQDINAKGQDYALTSTFMWIGIIVGEPLANQAVRRLPVAKVLGVGIVIWSVLLIGIAFSLSVPPVFAIRFLLGFFESIIGPCLLTLTVQWYLAPEQPLVQAVWQCMVGANTIISGILGYGFYHVKSHHGLKGWQWMHIAIAIVSFISAIIIFIFLPDSPTQARWASEEEKVKLVERVRANNQGLKQKKFKKEQVMEAFTDPYSLCLFFLPFFQTLVIGGVNKFNNLLLNQAFHFDVLQSQLLNIPLGTLTVTGYFVISWFIRRYNQTLYTMIAFTIPNIIATIVILVVPPSDKSKGGLVVALYMLQIFQANNPAIFLMLSRNSAGQTKKSVTYAITYMGWAGGNAVSPQLFQARWAPRYLHSMYIHLALYGSFISLCLLTRWLLVHRNNKKIAEQGPDGPKNERAFDDLTDIQVSENRVTVANPDFRYCL, encoded by the exons ATGGCGCCAATCATCCaacacgacgccgacctcaagcGGGACATCTCCCACGTGAGCGACATCAAAGGCGGCGGCTCCGGTGATGTCGAGTCTGTCCATGCCGATGTTGCAGACAACGCTGCTGCCGGATATGTGGACCCGACCCTCGTCATCTCCGAAGAGGAGAACacgcgcctccgccgccgcgttcACCGCCGCATCCTCCCGCTCCTCACTCTTGCCTACCTGTGCCAGGCCCTCGACAAGGGCACGACGGCCACCTCCAGCATCATGGGCTGGCTCCAAGACATCAACGCCAAGG GTCAGGACTATGCACTTACCTCGACATTCATGTGGATTGGGATCATCGTCGGCGAGCCTCTTGCAAACCAGGCTGTGCGACGTCTTCCGGTTGCCAAGGTCCTCGGTGTCGGCATTGTCATCTGGTCGGTG CTTCTTATTGGCATCGCATTCTCCTTGTCTGTCCCTCCAGTCTTTGCGATCCGAttcctcctcggcttcttcgAGTCGATCATTGGCCCATGCCTGCTTACTC TCACGGTTCAGTGGTATCTCGCACCCGAGCAACCTCTGGTCCAAGCAGTCTGGCAGT GCATGGTGGGAGCCAACACAATCATCTCGGGCATTCTCGGG TACGGATTCTATCACGTCAAGAGCCACCACGGACTCAAGGGTTGGCAGTGGATGcacatcgccatcgccatcgtATCCTTCATCTCCGCCATCATCATCTTCATCTTCCTCCCTGATTCTCCCACACAGGCCCGATGGGCGTCGGAAGAAGAAAAGGTCAAGCTTGTGGAGCGCGTCCGAGCCAACAACCAAGGCCTCAAACAGAAAAAGTTTAAGAAGGAGCAGGTCATGGAGGCCTTTACCGACCCCTACTCGCTGtgcctcttcttcctcccctTCTTCCAGACCCTGgtcatcggcggcgtcaacaAGTTCAACAACCTGTTGCTCAACCAGGCGTTCCACTTTGATGTCCTGCAGTCACAGCTTCTGAACATTCCCCTCGGCACACTTACC GTTACCGGCTACTTTGTCATCTCCTGGTTCATCCGCCGTTACAACCAAACTCTCTACACCATGATTGCGTTCACCATTCCGAACATCATTG CTACGATCGTCATTCTTGTCGTTCCTCCGTCGGACAAGAGCAAGGGTGGTCTTGTCGTTGCTCTCTACATGCTTCAGATCTTCCAGGCAAACAATCCCGCCATCTTCCTCATGCTCTCTCGCAACTCGGCTGGACAGACCAAGAAGAGCGTGACGTACGCGATCACT TACatgggctgggctggcggaAACGCCGTCTCGCCGCAGCTGTTCCAGGCTCGGTGGGCGCCGCGCTACCTTCACAGTATGTACATTCACCTTGCCCTGT ACGGCTCATTCATCAGCCTCTGCCTTCTGACTCGGTGGCTCCTTGTGCACCGCAACAACAAGAAGATCGCAGAGCAGGGCCCGGACGGTCCGAAGAACGAGAGGGCTTTCGATGACCTCACCGATATCCAGGTGAGTGAAAACAGAGTGACGGTTG
- the SPCC417.10_7 gene encoding putative transporter has translation MAPIIQHDADLKRDISHVSDIKGGGSGDVESVHADVADNAAAGYVDPTLVISEEENTRLRRRVHRRILPLLTLAYLCQALDKGTTATSSIMGWLQDINAKGQDYALTSTFMWIGIIVGEPLANQAVRRLPVAKVLGVGIVIWSVLLIGIAFSLSVPPVFAIRFLLGFFESIIGPCLLTLTVQWYLAPEQPLVQAVWQCMVGANTIISGILGYGFYHVKSHHGLKGWQWMHIAIAIVSFISAIIIFIFLPDSPTQARWASEEEKVKLVERVRANNQGLKQKKFKKEQVMEAFTDPYSLCLFFLPFFQTLVIGGVNKFNNLLLNQAFHFDVLQSQLLNIPLGTLTVTGYFVISWFIRRYNQTLYTMIAFTIPNIIATIVILVVPPSDKSKGGLVVALYMLQIFQANNPAIFLMLSRNSAGQTKKSVTYAITYMGWAGGNAVSPQLFQARWAPRYLHSMYIHLALYGSFISLCLLTRWLLVHRNNKKIAEQGPDGPKNERAFDDLTDIQNPDFRYCL, from the exons ATGGCGCCAATCATCCaacacgacgccgacctcaagcGGGACATCTCCCACGTGAGCGACATCAAAGGCGGCGGCTCCGGTGATGTCGAGTCTGTCCATGCCGATGTTGCAGACAACGCTGCTGCCGGATATGTGGACCCGACCCTCGTCATCTCCGAAGAGGAGAACacgcgcctccgccgccgcgttcACCGCCGCATCCTCCCGCTCCTCACTCTTGCCTACCTGTGCCAGGCCCTCGACAAGGGCACGACGGCCACCTCCAGCATCATGGGCTGGCTCCAAGACATCAACGCCAAGG GTCAGGACTATGCACTTACCTCGACATTCATGTGGATTGGGATCATCGTCGGCGAGCCTCTTGCAAACCAGGCTGTGCGACGTCTTCCGGTTGCCAAGGTCCTCGGTGTCGGCATTGTCATCTGGTCGGTG CTTCTTATTGGCATCGCATTCTCCTTGTCTGTCCCTCCAGTCTTTGCGATCCGAttcctcctcggcttcttcgAGTCGATCATTGGCCCATGCCTGCTTACTC TCACGGTTCAGTGGTATCTCGCACCCGAGCAACCTCTGGTCCAAGCAGTCTGGCAGT GCATGGTGGGAGCCAACACAATCATCTCGGGCATTCTCGGG TACGGATTCTATCACGTCAAGAGCCACCACGGACTCAAGGGTTGGCAGTGGATGcacatcgccatcgccatcgtATCCTTCATCTCCGCCATCATCATCTTCATCTTCCTCCCTGATTCTCCCACACAGGCCCGATGGGCGTCGGAAGAAGAAAAGGTCAAGCTTGTGGAGCGCGTCCGAGCCAACAACCAAGGCCTCAAACAGAAAAAGTTTAAGAAGGAGCAGGTCATGGAGGCCTTTACCGACCCCTACTCGCTGtgcctcttcttcctcccctTCTTCCAGACCCTGgtcatcggcggcgtcaacaAGTTCAACAACCTGTTGCTCAACCAGGCGTTCCACTTTGATGTCCTGCAGTCACAGCTTCTGAACATTCCCCTCGGCACACTTACC GTTACCGGCTACTTTGTCATCTCCTGGTTCATCCGCCGTTACAACCAAACTCTCTACACCATGATTGCGTTCACCATTCCGAACATCATTG CTACGATCGTCATTCTTGTCGTTCCTCCGTCGGACAAGAGCAAGGGTGGTCTTGTCGTTGCTCTCTACATGCTTCAGATCTTCCAGGCAAACAATCCCGCCATCTTCCTCATGCTCTCTCGCAACTCGGCTGGACAGACCAAGAAGAGCGTGACGTACGCGATCACT TACatgggctgggctggcggaAACGCCGTCTCGCCGCAGCTGTTCCAGGCTCGGTGGGCGCCGCGCTACCTTCACAGTATGTACATTCACCTTGCCCTGT ACGGCTCATTCATCAGCCTCTGCCTTCTGACTCGGTGGCTCCTTGTGCACCGCAACAACAAGAAGATCGCAGAGCAGGGCCCGGACGGTCCGAAGAACGAGAGGGCTTTCGATGACCTCACCGATATCCAG